A section of the Styela clava chromosome 9, kaStyClav1.hap1.2, whole genome shotgun sequence genome encodes:
- the LOC144427219 gene encoding E3 SUMO-protein ligase ZBED1-like produces the protein MNRKSPVWRHFTPPAKDDDERQYVVCKRCGDKLSYHATTSNLLAHIKRRHVTICLNPDNRSDLDESSSKQSKLELIRPILPAQQEKITSLVVDFIVKDMRPLSTIEGTHFKRLMGHVAPNYSLPSRRTITRRVEEEYCEKKMELKRLLENIKHMSLTFDAWTSVKMEAYLGITAHYVDAKFNLCSCVLSVKPLDDRHTAKNICEWVEEVLNDFGVSPHAVCAAVSDNGSNMKAAKDIFHEKFGWASVACAAHTLQLCLNKGLGINGIEKPLAAARRLVQHFKRSELATSALGKKCEEMKLTSKRLIMDVSTRWNSTYNMLVRLQELQWPILAILGNKNITNATKASALTIKPGDWEIFKQLIPVLEPFAELKSAIELELTVLFEQTVVEKAEPSSSSVQQSTSIISLAFESSESDDSADTEVPVVANEVNKFFSSKVLSECSNPLTWWKEQNTNYPNLSKLVGKYMCVTATSTPSERLFSAAGNTATELRSSLTGSHVEALVFLKCNSDI, from the exons ATGAATAGGAAATCTCCCGTTTGGCGCCACTTTACTCCCCCAGCCAAAGACGATGACGAACGCCAGTACGTCGTGTGCAAGAGATGCGGAGACAAACTTAGTTACCATGCTACCACTAGTAATCTATTAGCCCATATTAAAAGAAGGCATGTAACTATTTGTTTGAACCCTGATAATCGAAGTGATTTGGACGAGTCCTCCAGTAAACAGTCCAAATTGGAACTTATTCGTCCCATCCTCCCTGCTCAGCAAGAAAAGATTACTTCTCTAGTTGTGGATTTTATTGTAAAGGATATGCGCCCGCTCAGCACAATAGAAGGAACACATTTCAAGCGCTTAATGGGACATGTTGCACCAAATTATTCACTGCCATCCAGGAGGACCATAACACGACGTGTAGAGGAAGAATATTGTGAAAAAAAGATGGAGCTTAAGAGACTTCTTGAAAACATTAAGCATATGAGCTTGACTTTCGATGCTTGGACTAGTGTGAAAATGGAAGCATATTTGGGCATTACAGCCCATTATGTTGATGCCAAATTTAATCTGTGTTCATGTGTGTTAAGTGTGAAACCTTTGGATGATAGACatactgcaaaaaatatttgtgagtGGGTAGAAGAAGTTCTCAATGACTTTGGTGTTAGTCCCCACGCTGTCTGTGCAGCAGTAAGCGATAATGGATCTAATATGAAGGCAGCCaaagatatttttcatgaaaaatttgGTTGGGCTAGTGTTGCTTGTGCAGCGCACACTCTCCAACTTTGTTTAAACAAAGGATTGGGAATAAACGGCATAGAAAAACCTCTTGCAGCAGCTCGACGACTAGTGCAACATTTTAAGAGAAGTGAATTGGCGACCAGTGCACTGGGGAAAAAGTGTGAGGAAATGAAGCTTACCTCCAAAAGACTCATAATGGATGTATCCACAAGGTGGAACAGTACTTACAACATGCTTGTAAGGTTGCAGGAATTGCAATGGCCAATTTTGGCTATacttggaaataaaaatatcacaaatgccACCAAAGCCTCCGCTCTTACAATCAAGCCTGGGGACTGGGAGATTTTCAAGCAGTTGATTCCAGTACTTGAACCTTTTGCAGAG CTCAAAAGTGCAATCGAATTGGAACTCACAGTCTTATTTGAACAAACAGTTGTTGAAAAAGCTGAACCTTCATCTTCTTCAGTTCAGCAATCGACATCCATCATAAGCCTTGCCTTCGAATCATCAGAGTCCGATGACAGTGCAGATACTGAGGTCCCAGTGGTTGCCAATGAAGTGAACAAATTTTTTAGTTCCAAAGTACTTTCTGAATGTTCAAACCCCCTCACTTGGTGGAAAGAGCAAAACACTAATTATCCAAACTTGAGCAAGCTTGTTGGCAAATATATGTGTGTAACAGCAACATCAACCCCAAGTGAGCGATTATTTTCTGCAGCTGGAAACACTGCCACTGAGCTCAGATCAAGCCTCACCGGATCACATGTGGAAGctcttgtatttttaaaatgcaattctgacatatga
- the LOC120338997 gene encoding uncharacterized protein LOC120338997, translating to MDRRRRTEADWLTLVSELQALKRKLTSKSEALLILSKDLESTQKERDQFKLMAEKLRVRCQAYKRQFSDYPLTRDQASLIQMLRDTKNQKVAQQKQCEVLQLKLNEALGDVKLLRERFARQRIGDEGIGPRHFPAHEREELVVQLESEKQQAEQYRQELNIANDQVTELSSERDEFRLKAERLNNELNFMLNGDKKRIIDIDALCMENKYLQERVKQCQEEKNSLHSQMGKLKAVLNARKATNTDIQPGKIRNSGLVISPKQVKEILMNRAGLPTSAENVSDLQSIAAALLETINDKNLALHHLRNTNKILGNRVAELERKLRTLEVAGLWSTNGQTPSLSSTPKIKIEDKSSNLTPTSANNPEDEFLSSLGSRLSKLTDVCARSFEEYKLVSLTPESSGSVSDAAKSGDATPLHNGATELSEEGTHINVEKNFTHLEDGATNVGTDATCAVHSDTEFDNDALTSGDTEQIDNATFWTSCASELNDDATNLSTDSSKNINHDSNSLTGVQLNSDGDTSLLHNGATESDHDSMDIDTSATNTVPLKVTSTSGISEVSSDNLHSDATEVKEDATHDEGHQILPSSLDFDSPDNGDNFSDSATIDDTAACDENAATKLTKNIDGSTDDIVPESTATDTVSDATNASTATSLDVPRD from the exons ATGGACCGGAGAAGGCGAACTGAAGCTGACTGGCTGACACTGGTATCAGAG CTTCAAGCTTTGAAAAGGAAACTGACAAGCAAGAGTGAAGCTTTGTTGATTCTTTCTAAAGATCTTGAATCGACACAGAAGGAACGAGATCAGTTCAAATTGATGGCGGAGAAATTGAGAGTCAGATGCCAG GCATATAAAAGACAGTTCTCAGATTATCCATTGACACGAGACCAAGCGTCTTTGATTCAAATGCTTCGAGACACAAAGAATCAGAAAGTTGCTCAACAGAAACAATGTGAGGTTTTACAGCTGAAATTGAACGAAGCTCTGGGAGATGTGAAG TTGCTACGGGAACGCTTTGCACGACAACGAATTGGAGATGAAGGCATTGGACCGCGTCATTTTCCCGCTCATGAAAGAGAGGAATTGGTTGTGCAACTGGAATCGGAGAAACAACAG GCTGAACAATACAGACAAGAACTGAACATTGCAAACGACCAAGTTACTGAATTATCCTCTGAAAGGGATGAATTTAGGCTGAAAGCTGAAAGACTGAACAATGAATTGAATTTCATGCTCAATGGAGATAAGAAAAGGATTATTGACATTGATGCCTTATGCATGGAAAACAA GTATCTTCAAGAAAGAGTGAAGCAATGTCAGGAAGAGAAGAATTCTTTGCATTCACAAATGGGAAAACTAAAA GCCGTGCTGAACGCAAGAAAGGCGACCAACACTGACATACAGCCAGGAAAGATCAGAAACTCAGGTCTTGTCATTTCTCCGAAGCAAGTTAAAGAGATATTGATGAATAGGGCTG GTCTTCCTACGTCAGCAGAAAATGTTTCAGACCTTCAATCCATCGCTGCAGCGCTACTGGAAACAATAAACGACAAGAATTTAGCTCTGCACCATCTCAGGAATACTAACAA AATTCTCGGGAACAGAGTAGCTGAATTAGAACGAAAACTACGAACATTAGAAGTTGCTGGACTTTGGAGCACGAATG GTCAAACGCCTTCACTTTCATCCACACCAAAGATAAAGATAGAAGACAAATCATCCAACCTCACTCCCACGTCAGCAAACAATCCAGAGGATGAATTTCTATCCAGTTTGGGATCAAGGTTGAGTAAACTTACTGATGTCTGTGCAAGAAGTTTCGAGGAATACAAACTTGTGTCACTGACACCTGAAAGTTCTGGCAGCGTAAGTGATGCCGCAAAAAGTGGTGATGCCACACCATTACATAACGGTGCCACAGAATTGAGTGAAGAAGGTACTCATATCAATgtggaaaaaaatttcacacaTTTGGAGGATGGTGCCACAAATGTGGGTACTGATGCCACATGTGCGGTTCATAGTGACACCGAATTTGATAATGATGCCTTGACCAGTGGTGACACTGAACAAATTGACAATGCTACTTTTTGGACCAGCTGTGCCTCAGAACTCAATGATGACGCCACAAACTTGAGTACTGAttcctcaaaaaatattaatcacGATTCAAACTCCCTAACTGGAGTGCAATTAAACAGTGATGGCGATACCTCACTTTTACATAATGGCGCCACTGAATCTGATCACGATTCCATGGATATAGATACCAGTGCCACAAACACTGTACCCTTAAAAGTTACTTCCACAAGTGGCATATCGGAAGTGTCATCGGACAACCTTCATTCAGATGCCACAGAAGTCAAAGAAGATGCCACACATGATGAGGGGCATCAAATTCTTCCATCCTCGTTAGATTTTGATAGCCCTGATAATGGTGATAACTTTAGCGACAGTGCCACTATTGATGACACTGCTGCCTGTGATGAAAATGCTGCCACAAAACTTACCAAAAATATTGATGGTAGCACAGATGACATAGTTCCTGAATCCACTGCCACTGATACAGTTAGTGATGCCACAAATGCTTCCACTGCCACCTCACTAGATGTCCCTCGTGATTAG